The genomic window GTATATCCAGTAAAGAGATACAAAAACACTTGCTTAAGCTCCAATTTCATCCACACTTCAAAAGTATTATTTTACAGACCTCTGCATGTAAGTGTGACTAGTTCAGTGACTGAAGGCCATCTCTGCCGCTAAATGGCCCCTGTGCAAGTAGGGTCTGCACAAGGTCAGAAAGGATTTAAGAGAGAGGgcatcttttcttcttcttcttatgttGTGAGACATTGGTTGCCTTGGTGACGGCATCCATGACAATTTTGCTGATACACTGTGCAGGCTCTGTGGAGGGCATGCGGCAGCAGCGACGGACAGCTGGGGGAGAAGTCTTTCTTGAGGAACACAGGGTGTCTGACATTTCCTTAATCTGATTTCATGGAAAGAAAAAGAccagacaaaaaaaatgtaaaagtccTAAAAATATCTTAATCTCATAATGAGCTAAAATGTCACTTTGTCTTCTATCATCTTAACTGCATAAATTGGTGGATTGTGTTCATAACTACCTTCCTTCAGATTATTTTTAACTCACCCTTTGTGAAATACAAATGCTCTTGTCTGTTGGAGACTCGCAGCATTTTTTCACAAGGCTCTTGAGAGGAAGACCAACAGGGAACCTAAAAATACAGCCAGACTGTTactctgttgtaaattctgtgtGGCTAGATCAATGACAATACCCATATACTGTAGACTTATATTTactgtgcaaaaataaaaagttcAGTACATGTATAAATACTGTCTTACTTCTTCATGATGATCTTGTGAGTGTCGCAGACATTGCTTAGTGAGAGCTCCTCATTTGCAGAAGTCTTATTATAATGAGGGTCAGGagagacattttggaagcagTCAAATCGATCATTCCCTTCACCAGCACAACAGTGAAAATCCACATTTTCTCCTTTCTCATGAGTGCAAAACCTATTCATCTCCTCACGCCACTGAGATGGAAAATGAAAAAGGGAGGGATTAAAACAGTGCCATATTTCCAAGGACTACTTACACTACATGTAATATACTTTCTGTTAGAAATATGTTTACTATACCTTCTGATCTGCACCAAGCAAGCACATCCTGGCTCCTTTTGCAGCACTGTTTGAATCTCTTTTCTATGCGATTGCGGTCTTAGACTGACGGGCCAATAACTCATAGCCTGAACCTGGCAGACACTTGATGTTATAGAGAGGGCGAAGTTTCTGGTTTTGACAAAGTGAGTCAATGGTGTCTGTGTGGGGTCGTCCAGGAGGAAAGTTGACATCGACTTTAAGGGGAAGTTAAaggtttcttttccttcttcctttACTTTTTCTGACACTATATGTAGTCATCACTGTCCTGTAAGCAGAAGTCAATCATCAGAGCCTAACATTAGAAATGTGTTCCTCAACATCCCTTCGGTTAAAATGATAaatcttcattttgttgcctctAAATGTAGATTTAGCACATTTGCAAAAAGAAAAGACACTAACATTTTGTTTCAAACACTGACGaacagtgtttattattattgttaattcaAGAAACTATAGACaataattctgactttaaaaaTCTAAgctgcttgttttgtttgttgggaTGGACCAGTTATCTTCCTCTTTATCACATTCCAGAGATTTTTATGGAGTTCAGCCCCATAGTGGTGTCTTATTTTTTCCACAGGTATTTTGTTTATACACTATTAACACACCAGTGGGTGGGAAAAAAAGCTGCCTCCTATAAATAGTACAGAATAAGACAGGATAATGTTGAAAGTCTCTGCACTTTGCTGAGAAACTCTTATTTCCCGTCATACCTTTGGCAAATATTGGGGTTAAAGTTGAAGTCAACTGTGGGGGGGAGTGGTGTGACGGGTAACACCTCTGTCGCCTCATAGTTTGGATTTTGAGCATCGTTGTGGAAGCAGGTCAGCCTTTCATTACCCTGAAGATGGCAGCAGGAATAAATTCTATCCTTGACTGACGTGTCTTCCTCGCAGAAAGACTGAACTGACATCTCCCACTGtgaaaggcatgaaaaaaacaaccccAATAGTCAGTGTGTATGAATTAGGTTCTGCGTGTCTGGAGTCACATTATAAGTGGCTATATAAGTGACATTTTAAGCACTCACAATTATGTAGAATCACCTGAAGCAACAAGCCGTGGCAAGAGGAAGGTTTAAGATTGagttaataatttattaaatGAAGAATTAAGGATAGGTCTGTTGCTTTCCCTCAATCAGCTCCACTGGGGCTCATGCCAAGGCCTGTCTGTTATGTCTGCCTGGGCTGTTTATAATGGGCTTATCGACTAGAATCACCCAAGGCCTTCAGCTTTCAAATATGCAAGTACCATCGTCTCTGCAATGCAAAGAATGTTCTGTGTTCTTTTTATATTTGGGGTtattcaaaccaaaaaaaaaaggcttggtGTGCAAAACTAAGCCTGTGACACAAACACAGCATCAAAAATGAAAACAGTACATTATTTAACATAATCTCAATCTGGTGATAATTTTCATCTTCATAGTGTCttatcatatttgttgtttttcctgtttcATTGCTTGATGGAAACACACTGAGGCTAATGAGAAAAtggaaatggaataaatggaataCAGGATATccgctataaataaagtaaatattgcTGAATTGACTGTAGGAATTATTGGGAAACCTTACCGCCTGTGTGGCGCAACACAGAGTCACTTCCCTCTCCCATGTCTGGTTCCCTTGGCAGCAGATCCTAAACAAAGCCTCTGCCATATTGACGAAACCAGCCCTTCGCCTCTGCTGGCCATAACCAGAACTGGGAAAGTAAGAGACTGGATAACGGGGACGATGGTCTCCGTGGTCACAGATGGCTTGGAGATTATCAGAGTTGGGTCGACTGAGAGGAAACTGAACAGGATAATCCTTAAATGGAAAGGAACGGGGCCCAAAAGCTGGTCGACCTTAGGAGGAAATGTAGAAATCATGTAAAACAGATGCATATGATAAATGAAAACTGAAACAGGAGAAAGGAAACATAGATACATACGTCCTCTGGGTGCCATGACTCCTGGTGTGCGATGTCCTGTAGATAAATGACATGTATTTAACACAGTACTTTTGAAGTGTTTTTGTAGGAACATAAAAgaaagggatggatggatggatggacagcagCTTACCTCTCTCATTTGGTGGATACACAATTTCTTGCTGCATGGGAAACTCTTCAAACATTGagagaaaacaaatattttttgGCAATAAAAGCTGTTGCCAATATTTAGCACAAAAAACTAGGCAATCTGTCTAGTTGTACAAAAAAGCATGAGACAGTTGAGTGGTTAGGTTGCTGACCATGAACTACTATGTCCCAGGCTTGATACTCTAAAACTTGTGTTTGCATGATACTCCTGCCTACCTCTGCCCTTTTCCTATCTACTGTGTGATATAAACTTAGGGGTCAAAATGACCATAAAAACCTactttataaataataacaaaaaacaaaaaacataccctTTGGGTCTAAGAGTTCTGTCAGGTCTGCTTCTTTCTGTAGTGTGAAAGAAACTGGTTGTTGCATCTCTGAAAGATATCCAagattttaataaataaataaataaaagttacaaGCATATTTTCACACATGATGGTACAAGATAGGCTTTCATTTTCATacttacagttgcagaaaaaaatattagaccacccttgtttttgtcaatttcttgttcattttaatgcctggtacaactaaaggtacatttgtttggacaaatataatgataacaacaaaaatagctcataacagtttaatgtcagagTTGATATCTgatcattttccatggttttcttgataataaccaaaagcacttaagtttttacatcaatagctgtggcattgtactgccaaaaacaatgctttgaggcattccatgttttcttttctgtctgtttgagtcacatgatacacaaaggagttagtacttgattgcaaaaccattgtttttgatgacttttgatggtccaataattttttcctcaactaaagtaaactaattTCATGAAAGGTGGTATTTTTCTTATCCTGTGCTAGAATGTATTATCTTGTGTGCAGATGTTATTATGTTGTTGGTATAAGGTACTATTGTGTGTGCACATGATAGTAACTTCTACACTTTAGATAATGTAGATGTTGACACAAGACTGTCATTTGTGTATACAAGATAATCACTATTGGTcacaacattaaccctttgatgcatagtggtcactacagtggacagttattctccagctgttctcgtgtatattcatggattttgttgttttatttgcatatcagccaacacagtggatgcttatgcaccatcccatacactgacattcataccgttactgtaactttgttgttcttgataaatctggtctggactaacatgtttgagtgtaaatcagttgcttattgttattagactgtaattaacaggtttctttaacaaaaaggttttttttttgcatattatcgccataaagtgagtaataactagtattagagtatgataaaatgggagaaaacaccagattaagggcattaaaaatgttgtcatctcagttttcacacagtttatcattttctgttactgtttctttgcttcaaaaattaaacacatggtgtccaactgagtggatatttttataactccatgaaaaataggttcatttaaaaaagattaaatcacATTAGggcttttttcatacctaaagagaaataaaaacaattagggaggggaaaaaaattttgactaaggttctcataattcatgcatgaaagggttaaaaaaatcaccTGTATAAGATATATTCTGCAACAATAGAAAATACCCTGTTGACGTACTGAAACCATGTCAAAAGATGATATACGTTTATGCAAATCCATGTACACACCTTGCATGATTTCGTCCAGGTCAAAGGTGACCTCACGCTGCTCAACGACGCGATCATCTGGAAAAAATTTGCGCACAAAGACGGAGAGAAAAGCAGAGAGGCAGAAAACAAAGTTATGCAACTTCCCAGCGTTTATGTTTGTGTTAGTCTAACCACAGGGTACATCCAATAGGTCTGATCAGGATCAACTATTACTAGGAGAATTTAAAAGTCCTTTTTAAAGCTCTGTTACATGAATATACTGTCACAGGGTCAAGAAAGGAAATAAACACACTTAGAGCAGACCAACAAAAATGGAGCCGGGCCATCAGCCAAGAACTAAACACATTTCCAGACAtcataagaaaaacaacaaataaaagaagGGACGTGAAAAGCCCACCGGTGGATGCTGAGCTCAGGGAGATCACGGCCAGAAGCACGGTGGCGCACAGTACAGCCCGGTTCGAGCCCATTGTAGACTAGTCCTGTCCCGTCCTGGCCCGCACTGGTCCGTCCTGCTGTCTGCTCAGACTGACTGTGGGATCAGAGGCCGCCCAGGAAAAGACGCTCAGCGGGGGGAGCGCACACACGGGCCCGGTTATTGGTCCAGCAGAGGCCGCCGTGCTGTCCGTCTGCACGGAGCAGCCTGCACACACGGCTTTTATGGTTGTTGTGGGGTTTGAGAGGGGCCGAGCCGGAGAGGGAGGGGGAGCTGAGGTTTGCAACATGACTCATGGTGATCCGTTAAGGGAAGGATGATGTGCCCCACCACAGCCACAGCAGACGTGTATGGACAGGATTCATCATTCTGATGTTTTACAAGATGAATGGGGGAAAGTCAATCATCTCCTCAGTCATCAGTGACATTTGCTGAGTTTAGAGACATCAAAAAGTGCTGTGTAATTATTTTACTATCACatctggatttaaccctttcatgcatgagttatgagaaccttaatgggtcaaaacacagtcatgtcccgtcagagagcgaactttaattgctcgccattccaacatttatttcaatataaagtagctccttgttttggatattcCCTTATGGTCTAACTAacgcaaaaatgaatataaaagtaaaaatgtgggtcaaattgtctgtataatgtcccgtcagagagattttgaataccgttttttgaccctaatccaGTTATgtttcttgggtgtttttattcctctttagacatgaaaaaacaatgcgatcgaaaaaattaatatgaacctatttttcatggagttgcaaaaatatccactcagctggacatcatgcatttaatttttgaagcaaagaaacatgcatttactgatacactgtgggAAAACtaggaaatattttttttaatgctgctaatctgaagttttgttacattttaacacactctaatattagttattactcactttatggagataatatgcaaaaaaaaccttttttgtcaaagaaaaatgcttaattacagtctattaacaataacatgcaattgatttacactcatgttactgcagatcaggtttatcaaaaacagcaaagttacaataatggtatgaattacaatgtatgggatgatgcataggcgtccactgtgttggctgatatggaactgaaacaataaactccatgaatatacaagaaaacagctgtagaatagctgttcactgtagtgaccgctatgcatgaaagggttaaagtgagttATTGTAGATTGTATTGTGTCATAAAAAATATGCTTGCAAATGAAACATACTCGActattttatacatttatatacatttatattttatattcattAGTAAATAtaattgcaaaattaaaaaaaacaaaaaaaaaacaacaacaaaaaaaacaacttggcaTGTGATTCATCTAGACAACTATTTTTTCCCCCTATAATTGCATATTTTACTCCCAGAATGAAGTACTCACACTGTTCTTCCTTTTTATGAGTCACTTTTGCCACAAAAAGTTAATTTAGTTTCTGCCAGACACAGATGTTTCCTGCTCTCCTAAAAGTCTGGTTAAATGGAAGTGATTTGTGAAATGTTTTCAAGTTTATAcgttgtacttgtaaaagtgaaATGGTAGAAAATGTTtgtaactacttttttttttaatgtcgtcCTGAAAAGTCAATATCACAGTTCTAAGAGTtaaaacaatataaatcaaaCCAGTGTGGCAGATGTAAAATGAAGCAGAGAGTTTAATGACTGGTATTGGATTTGGTTTGagtaaaacaccaaaaaacatgcaaattcattttaacccaaaagacccagtgttacttttctggcagttcccaaatgaattttggtctttatttaaaattcattacaatattatcctctgtattttgcatttttcactataaatcatgtattttgctgtatttaatttcctctttttcatttagatgttcatgaaaactgacaggaaattaaaaggttattatatcaaaaaagagaaaactgaagaaaaagtgacttcttgagccaagatattaataactaaacataaaccaagtgtgtccatccactgtcattgatcccactccatgggttttactggtgaatcagattcagattcagatacagattcagattcagatcacTTTATTAATCTCCAAGGGGCAAagtaatctgaatctgaatttggtgaatcaatgttgtagaagatgacagtgtttccacattcactatggagcctctgaacgtccaaatgggtcatatctgacgaccatgaaaagatgacaaactaaattttacaccaattatttacatggattgataggattagtggatcaacaggtattaaacattttaaatcagtagattgttttggctgccagtggtggtttgggtctcTATGAGTTAAATACAAGCTCAAGATAATGCATTAATATtattcccactttttttttttttctttttttttcttttttgatgtaTTCTTGAGTTTCAAGACATTGAATACGTCCCATTTTTTCTTATCACACACTGAGTTTGAGTCAAAGATGACACTCACATCAAAGATTCCAGTAAAAAGCAGTGACCTTCACGTAACCCCTCCTACTACGTCCTCCCAATGTGCTAGTTTACTTTATATAGGCCAAGGATTAAACTAGAAGGTTATCCCTGTTCAGCCAAGCGTTAGTAGATAAAAGTTTGGAAGCTGTAAAGCAATGTTTGTCCCAGACATTCCCCTGAGAGAGGTCAGCAAGTGAAGAATGGCAAACAAATCCAAAAGACGCTGTGAATTTTCCATCCCTCTGGAAGGAAATGCTGCAGTTTGTCAAACTGAAAGCACTGAAACACGTTCTTGCTGTCGTCCTGTAAAACTACTAAAATGGTTTTCcggcttataaaaaaaaaagagaacaggatAGACTACCAATGTTTGATTGTTGTTTTAGAAGACTGGGCCAACAGTTACTGCCTCCCATCACTTTCAGGAATGAAATCAAGTGAAGTCAAGTTTATTTTTAATTCCTTGATTTTACATAATATTGTAACTTTTGCCAAGAACCTGTTAACATTCTGTACTAAATACGTTATACAAATCTAATAGTTATAGTACTTTGATGTATTTCAACTTTTTATGGGAATTACAGCTTGAATTCCCTTCTACATACAGATCTTATCTtatatgtttttactgttttgcttCTCTTACCTCTATATTTTATCATTTCAtacatatttatctttttttcccccttctttttctgctgtaattgtTTTTCTGCTGCTGGAACACtgtatcctatcttatcttatcttatcctatcttatcttatcttatcttatcttatcttatcttatcttatcttatcttaatgggTCCTTGAAATAACAGACAACAGTTAAAGGATTGCTGTAGTTCAAAAAGAATGGACCTATAGTTAAGAAGAGAGAAATAAACTGGAGTTTGAACATGTAACACTTACTGAATCTTACTGGGTCAGACTTTGTTAATACACTTCCTTTTTGTCTATGACAACATCAGCCCAACTTTCAAAGGTCACCATAATTACTAATATTTCCTTCTGGTTAAGTGTTGTGTTTCAGTGCAGGAACCATATGTGTGGCTGTAATCAATAGGTTACTATGCTGTTTTGCCGTTTATCTCTTCCTTATTAGGATTATTTTTGAAATACCAGGATCTTTGTCATTAATGAAGTCAACACATTTCTTCAGTGTCACACCCTCAGCAGTTTATTTGAAGATTTACATGGAAATGTCTTCTTTAAAACCTCAGCAGAGAGGACTACATCTGAACATACAGTACTTAATGCTGAAAAGtcattatttcttttattttctcttttctgtttAAACAAAACACATGCACGTTAATCTGAAAAAAGGAGCAGTTTGCACACAGAGGAAGAGTCTTCAGCTCTatctccactttttttttctacatttaatgcattttttttttttttttcaaagcgcAAAAGATATAAAGGCCTGTAAGGATTTAATCAAACACAAAGGATTACATTTGGAGGTACTGCTGCTGAGTATTCATTAGTCAACCTGTGAAACAACATCAACCTGAGTAGGATCATCTCTCTAGAGACATACAGATACAAAGAGGCAGATAgtttcattttcatctcattagTGGCTGCAGTTGGACAGTTGTTTTTGGAGAGAGGAAAGATTAGGTTTACTAGAATCTTTCAACTTAGGTGTAATTTTTATGTTTCAGGGAATGGAATTTGTTAATCTTGTACAACAGTGAGCTGGAAAAAATGACTGGTAGGGTCCTGTAAATCTAGTGCAAGATTTATTGCAGGTGTAACCTCTATTAAACGCTCATGACCAGTTGGCTTCTGCTGTTGCTGCCACTGCCAACCTATCTACAGAATTACAAGTACAGTTCTAACACAAAGCAAGAACAGCGCCATCTAAcaggtaaaataca from Sphaeramia orbicularis chromosome 16, fSphaOr1.1, whole genome shotgun sequence includes these protein-coding regions:
- the ecm1b gene encoding LOW QUALITY PROTEIN: extracellular matrix protein 1 (The sequence of the model RefSeq protein was modified relative to this genomic sequence to represent the inferred CDS: inserted 1 base in 1 codon; substituted 1 base at 1 genomic stop codon); translated protein: MGSNRAVLCATVLLAVISLSSASTDDRVVEQREVTFDLDEIMQEMQQPVSFTLQKEADLTELLDPKEFPMQQEIVYPPNERGHRTPGVMAPRGRRPAFGPRSFPFKDYPVQFPLSRPNSDNLQAICDHGDHRPRYPVSYFPSSGYGQQRRRAGFVNMAEALFRICCQGNQTWEREVTLCCATQAWEMSVQSFCEEDTSVKDRIYSCCHLQGNERLTCFHNDAQNPNYEATEVLPVTPLPPTVDFNFNPNICQRTVMTTYSVRKSKGRRKRNLXLPLKVDVNFPPGRPHTDTIDSLCQNQKLRPLYNIKCLPGSGYELLARQSKTXNRIEKRFKQCCKRSQDVLAWCRSEGIWREEMNRFCTHEKGENVDFHCCAGEGNDRFDCFQNVSPDPHYNKTSANEELSLSNVCDTHKIIMKKFPVGLPLKSLVKKCCESPTDKSICISQRIKEMSDTLCSSRKTSPPAVRRCCRMPSTEPAQCISKIVMDAVTKATNVSQHKKKKKRCPLS